One genomic region from Syngnathus typhle isolate RoL2023-S1 ecotype Sweden linkage group LG17, RoL_Styp_1.0, whole genome shotgun sequence encodes:
- the LOC133170296 gene encoding uncharacterized protein LOC133170296 isoform X3 has protein sequence MRLNSYECNMHDIVRLEETHFQLSSVVMFFYVGLLSNFFTRRSSSVSTKALPAPKIVFNRPNGKKYHQPSLSLPMDPRKEWESPAAHEDNVKFVYEDFVPIDLDEWWAQRFLANIDKLS, from the exons ATGCGCCTCAACTCTTACGAATGCAACATGCATGACATTGTGCGTCTCGAAGAGACACATTTTCAACTCTCCAgtgttgtaatgtttttttatgttggTTTGTTAAGCAACTTTTTCACCCGACGGAGCTCTAGCGTGAGCACCAAAGC TCTTCCGGCACCCAAGATTGTTTTTAACCGGCCTAATGGCAAAAAATACCACCAGCCCTCCCTGAGTCTGCCCATGGACCCCCGGAAGGAGTGGGAGTCACCGGCGGCCCACGAGGACAACGTAAAGTTTGTGTATGAGG ACTTTGTGCCTATAGATCTGGACGAGTGGTGGGCGCAGCGCTTCCTCGCCAACATAGACAAACTTTCCTGA
- the LOC133170296 gene encoding MAPK regulated corepressor interacting protein 2-like isoform X2, protein MMYTITRGPSKLVTQRRTGPTQPLESKTNDFKHKQTTWSLPDLPAPKIVFNRPNGKKYHQPSLSLPMDPRKEWESPAAHEDNVKFVYEAWQEAIRHEQGNSRTTRSVPATAAVHYIDDTPSTHMNDFVPIDLDEWWAQRFLANIDKLS, encoded by the exons ATGATGTACACTATCACCAGAGGTCCAAGCAAATTGGTGACCCAGCGGCGCACAG GGCCCACGCAGCCGCTCGAAAGCAAAACAAACGACTTCAAGCACAAGCAGACGACCTGGAGTTTGCCCGA TCTTCCGGCACCCAAGATTGTTTTTAACCGGCCTAATGGCAAAAAATACCACCAGCCCTCCCTGAGTCTGCCCATGGACCCCCGGAAGGAGTGGGAGTCACCGGCGGCCCACGAGGACAACGTAAAGTTTGTGTATGAGG CCTGGCAGGAGGCAATTCGGCACGAGCAAGGAAACAGCCGGACGACAAGAAGCGTGCCGGCTACGGCAGCAGTCCACTATATAGACGACACTCCAAGCACTCATATGAATG ACTTTGTGCCTATAGATCTGGACGAGTGGTGGGCGCAGCGCTTCCTCGCCAACATAGACAAACTTTCCTGA
- the LOC133170296 gene encoding MAPK regulated corepressor interacting protein 2-like isoform X1, translating into MRLNSYECNMHDIVRLEETHFQLSSVVMFFYVGLLSNFFTRRSSSVSTKALPAPKIVFNRPNGKKYHQPSLSLPMDPRKEWESPAAHEDNVKFVYEAWQEAIRHEQGNSRTTRSVPATAAVHYIDDTPSTHMNDFVPIDLDEWWAQRFLANIDKLS; encoded by the exons ATGCGCCTCAACTCTTACGAATGCAACATGCATGACATTGTGCGTCTCGAAGAGACACATTTTCAACTCTCCAgtgttgtaatgtttttttatgttggTTTGTTAAGCAACTTTTTCACCCGACGGAGCTCTAGCGTGAGCACCAAAGC TCTTCCGGCACCCAAGATTGTTTTTAACCGGCCTAATGGCAAAAAATACCACCAGCCCTCCCTGAGTCTGCCCATGGACCCCCGGAAGGAGTGGGAGTCACCGGCGGCCCACGAGGACAACGTAAAGTTTGTGTATGAGG CCTGGCAGGAGGCAATTCGGCACGAGCAAGGAAACAGCCGGACGACAAGAAGCGTGCCGGCTACGGCAGCAGTCCACTATATAGACGACACTCCAAGCACTCATATGAATG ACTTTGTGCCTATAGATCTGGACGAGTGGTGGGCGCAGCGCTTCCTCGCCAACATAGACAAACTTTCCTGA
- the trap1 gene encoding heat shock protein 75 kDa, mitochondrial isoform X2, giving the protein MSHFLTLTRFGITSLSARTIRRFPPCQRALSSCVSRSLTRDSQVEPKQRWSSRPNLWRPQQAFPRLKQQSYYSTHEAEKEPEEEPLHTIISDAETVQGSFSKHEFKAETKKLLDIVARSLYSEKEVFIRELISNSSDALEKLRHQLMTSGNQMAPMEIHLQTDAAKGTFTIQDTGVGMNQAELVANLGTIARSGSKAFLDVLQNRVEASSTIIGQFGVGFYSAFMVADRVDVYSHSADPDSPGYKWSSDGSGVFEVAEASGVQPGTKIVLRLKDDCKEFASEDRVKDVVTKYSNFVSFPIFLNGRRLNTLQALWMIEPKEISEWQHEEFYRYVAQAYDKPRYMLHYRADAPLNIRSIFYVPETKPSMFDVSREMGSSVALYSRKVLIQTKAADILPKWLRFLRGVVDSEDIPLNLSRELLQESVLIRKLRDVLQQRVIRFLLEQSRKEPEKYSRFFEDFGLFVREGIVTAPEQDVKENIGELLRYESSALPAGQHTNLSEYASRMKAGTRNIYYLCAPNRHLAECSPYFEAMKRKDMEVLFCYEQFDELTLLHLREFDKKKLISVETDIVVDHYKEEMFEDGKSASERLTQEHADNLMAWMKNVLGPRVTNVKLTPRLDTHPAMITVLEMGAARHFLRTQQLARSAEERAQILQPTLEINSGHNLIQKLHALKDSDAELAALLLEQIYDNAMITAGLNDDPRPMISRLNDLLTKALQKH; this is encoded by the exons ATGTCCCACTTCCTCACTTTAACCCGGTTCGGTATCACATCTTTGTCCGCTCGAACCATTCGGAGGTTTCCACCCTGCCAACGAGCCCTGAGCAGTTGTGTCTCGCGCTCTTTGACGCGGG ACTCCCAGGTTGAACCGAAGCAGAGGTGGAGCAGTCGGCCCAATCTGTGGCGTCCTCAGCAGGCGTTCCCTCGGCTCAAGCAGCAGTCTTACTACAGTACGCATGAGGCTGAGAAGGAGCCCGAGGAGGAGCCTTTGCACACCATCATCAGCGATGCAGAGACTGTGCAAG GCAGCTTCTCCAAACATGAATTTAAAGCTGAGACCAAGAAGCTTCTGGACATTGTTGCCAGGTCTCTGTACTCAGAGAAGGAG GTGTTCATCAGGGAGCTTATCTCCAACAGCAGCGATGCTCTGGAAAAGCTGCGCCACCAACTGATGACCTCGGGCAACCAGATGGCTCCCATGGAGATCCACCTGCAGACGGACGCTGCCAAAGGCACCTTCACCATACAG GACACAGGAGTGGGGATGAACCAAGCAGAGCTTGTTGCAAACTTGGGAACCATTGCTCGCTCTGGTTCAAAG GCCTTCTTGGACGTGCTGCAGAACCGGGTGGAGGCCAGCAGCACCATCATTGGGCAGTTTGGCGTCGGCTTCTACTCGGCCTTCATGGTGGCCGACCGTGTGGATGTGTACTCGCACTCCGCCGACCCCGACTCACCCGGATACAAGTGGTCCTCAGACGG CTCGGGGGTCTTCGAGGTGGCCGAAGCCAGCGGCGTCCAGCCAGGAACGAAAATTGTACTGCGCCTCAAAGACGACTGCAAGGAGTTTGCCTCCGAGGACAGGGTGAAAG ATGTGGTGACCAAGTACAGCAACTTTGTCAGTTTCCCCATCTTCCTCAACGGTCGCCGGCTCAACACTTTGCAG GCCCTGTGGATGATTGAGCCCAAAGAGATCAGCGAGTGGCAGCATGAGGAGTTTTACCGCTACGTGGCGCAGGCGTACGACAAGCCGCGCTACATGCTGCACTACCGCGCCGACGCCCCGCTCAACATTCGCAGCATCTTCTACGTCCCAGAAACG AAGCCGTCCATGTTTGACGTAAGTAGGGAGATGGGCTCCAGCGTGGCGCTCTACAGCAGGAAGGTCCTTATCCAGACCAAAGCTGCCGACATCCTGCCCAAGTGGCTGCGCTTCCTCCGCG GCGTGGTGGACAGCGAAGACATCCCGCTCAATCTGAGCAGAGAGCTGCTGCAGGAGAGTGTCCTCATCAG GAAGCTACGTGATGTCCTGCAGCAGAGGGTGATACGCTTCCTGCTGGAGCAGAGCAGGAAGGAGCCGGAGAAGTACAGCAGATTCTTTGAGGACTTCGGGCTCTTTGTGCGCGAGGGCATCGTCACCGCGCCTGAGCAGGATGTCAAG GAGAACATCGGCGAGTTACTTCGCTACGAGTCGTCGGCGCTGCCCGCTGGTCAACACACCAACCTGAGCGAGTACGCCTCCCGCATGAAGGCGGGCACGCGCAACATCTACTACCTGTGCGCCCCCAACCGCCATCTGGCAGAGTGTTCGCCCTACTTTGAGGCCATGAAGCGGAAAGACATGGAG GTGCTGTTCTGCTACGAGCAGTTTGACGAGCTGACCTTGCTCCACCTGAGAGAGTTTGACAAGAAGAAGCTGATCTCGGTGGAGACGGACATTGTGGTGGACCACTACAAGGAGGAGATGTTTGAGGACGGCAAATCTG CATCGGAGCGCCTGACTCAGGAGCATGCCGACAACCTGATGGCGTGGATGAAGAATGTCCTGGGCCCTCGTGTCACCAATGTcaag TTGACTCCCCGCCTGGACACGCACCCCGCCATGATCACGGTGCTGGAAATGGGAGCCGCGCGCCACTTCCTGCGTACGCAGCAGCTGGCGCGCAGTGCTGAAGAAAGAGCCCAGATACTGCAGCCCACTCTGGAGATCAACTCAGG ACACAATCTCATCCAGAAGTTACATGCGCTTAAGGACTCTGACGCGGAACTGGCCGCACTGCTGCTTGAACAG ATTTACGACAACGCCATGATCACGGCAGGCTTGAATGACGATCCCCGGCCGATGATTTCCCGCCTCAACGACCTGCTGACAAAAGCACTGCAGAAGCATTGA
- the trap1 gene encoding heat shock protein 75 kDa, mitochondrial isoform X1, with amino-acid sequence MSHFLTLTRFGITSLSARTIRRFPPCQRALSSCVSRSLTRDSQVEPKQRWSSRPNLWRPQQAFPRLKQQSYYSTHEAEKEPEEEPLHTIISDAETVQGSFSKHEFKAETKKLLDIVARSLYSEKEVFIRELISNSSDALEKLRHQLMTSGNQMAPMEIHLQTDAAKGTFTIQDTGVGMNQAELVANLGTIARSGSKAFLDVLQNRVEASSTIIGQFGVGFYSAFMVADRVDVYSHSADPDSPGYKWSSDGSGVFEVAEASGVQPGTKIVLRLKDDCKEFASEDRVKDVVTKYSNFVSFPIFLNGRRLNTLQALWMIEPKEISEWQHEEFYRYVAQAYDKPRYMLHYRADAPLNIRSIFYVPETKPSMFDVSREMGSSVALYSRKVLIQTKAADILPKWLRFLRGVVDSEDIPLNLSRELLQESVLIRKLRDVLQQRVIRFLLEQSRKEPEKYSRFFEDFGLFVREGIVTAPEQDVKENIGELLRYESSALPAGQHTNLSEYASRMKAGTRNIYYLCAPNRHLAECSPYFEAMKRKDMEVLFCYEQFDELTLLHLREFDKKKLISVETDIVVDHYKEEMFEDGKSASERLTQEHADNLMAWMKNVLGPRVTNVKKYVIQLTPRLDTHPAMITVLEMGAARHFLRTQQLARSAEERAQILQPTLEINSGHNLIQKLHALKDSDAELAALLLEQIYDNAMITAGLNDDPRPMISRLNDLLTKALQKH; translated from the exons ATGTCCCACTTCCTCACTTTAACCCGGTTCGGTATCACATCTTTGTCCGCTCGAACCATTCGGAGGTTTCCACCCTGCCAACGAGCCCTGAGCAGTTGTGTCTCGCGCTCTTTGACGCGGG ACTCCCAGGTTGAACCGAAGCAGAGGTGGAGCAGTCGGCCCAATCTGTGGCGTCCTCAGCAGGCGTTCCCTCGGCTCAAGCAGCAGTCTTACTACAGTACGCATGAGGCTGAGAAGGAGCCCGAGGAGGAGCCTTTGCACACCATCATCAGCGATGCAGAGACTGTGCAAG GCAGCTTCTCCAAACATGAATTTAAAGCTGAGACCAAGAAGCTTCTGGACATTGTTGCCAGGTCTCTGTACTCAGAGAAGGAG GTGTTCATCAGGGAGCTTATCTCCAACAGCAGCGATGCTCTGGAAAAGCTGCGCCACCAACTGATGACCTCGGGCAACCAGATGGCTCCCATGGAGATCCACCTGCAGACGGACGCTGCCAAAGGCACCTTCACCATACAG GACACAGGAGTGGGGATGAACCAAGCAGAGCTTGTTGCAAACTTGGGAACCATTGCTCGCTCTGGTTCAAAG GCCTTCTTGGACGTGCTGCAGAACCGGGTGGAGGCCAGCAGCACCATCATTGGGCAGTTTGGCGTCGGCTTCTACTCGGCCTTCATGGTGGCCGACCGTGTGGATGTGTACTCGCACTCCGCCGACCCCGACTCACCCGGATACAAGTGGTCCTCAGACGG CTCGGGGGTCTTCGAGGTGGCCGAAGCCAGCGGCGTCCAGCCAGGAACGAAAATTGTACTGCGCCTCAAAGACGACTGCAAGGAGTTTGCCTCCGAGGACAGGGTGAAAG ATGTGGTGACCAAGTACAGCAACTTTGTCAGTTTCCCCATCTTCCTCAACGGTCGCCGGCTCAACACTTTGCAG GCCCTGTGGATGATTGAGCCCAAAGAGATCAGCGAGTGGCAGCATGAGGAGTTTTACCGCTACGTGGCGCAGGCGTACGACAAGCCGCGCTACATGCTGCACTACCGCGCCGACGCCCCGCTCAACATTCGCAGCATCTTCTACGTCCCAGAAACG AAGCCGTCCATGTTTGACGTAAGTAGGGAGATGGGCTCCAGCGTGGCGCTCTACAGCAGGAAGGTCCTTATCCAGACCAAAGCTGCCGACATCCTGCCCAAGTGGCTGCGCTTCCTCCGCG GCGTGGTGGACAGCGAAGACATCCCGCTCAATCTGAGCAGAGAGCTGCTGCAGGAGAGTGTCCTCATCAG GAAGCTACGTGATGTCCTGCAGCAGAGGGTGATACGCTTCCTGCTGGAGCAGAGCAGGAAGGAGCCGGAGAAGTACAGCAGATTCTTTGAGGACTTCGGGCTCTTTGTGCGCGAGGGCATCGTCACCGCGCCTGAGCAGGATGTCAAG GAGAACATCGGCGAGTTACTTCGCTACGAGTCGTCGGCGCTGCCCGCTGGTCAACACACCAACCTGAGCGAGTACGCCTCCCGCATGAAGGCGGGCACGCGCAACATCTACTACCTGTGCGCCCCCAACCGCCATCTGGCAGAGTGTTCGCCCTACTTTGAGGCCATGAAGCGGAAAGACATGGAG GTGCTGTTCTGCTACGAGCAGTTTGACGAGCTGACCTTGCTCCACCTGAGAGAGTTTGACAAGAAGAAGCTGATCTCGGTGGAGACGGACATTGTGGTGGACCACTACAAGGAGGAGATGTTTGAGGACGGCAAATCTG CATCGGAGCGCCTGACTCAGGAGCATGCCGACAACCTGATGGCGTGGATGAAGAATGTCCTGGGCCCTCGTGTCACCAATGTcaag AAATATGTGATTCAGTTGACTCCCCGCCTGGACACGCACCCCGCCATGATCACGGTGCTGGAAATGGGAGCCGCGCGCCACTTCCTGCGTACGCAGCAGCTGGCGCGCAGTGCTGAAGAAAGAGCCCAGATACTGCAGCCCACTCTGGAGATCAACTCAGG ACACAATCTCATCCAGAAGTTACATGCGCTTAAGGACTCTGACGCGGAACTGGCCGCACTGCTGCTTGAACAG ATTTACGACAACGCCATGATCACGGCAGGCTTGAATGACGATCCCCGGCCGATGATTTCCCGCCTCAACGACCTGCTGACAAAAGCACTGCAGAAGCATTGA